A genome region from Camelina sativa cultivar DH55 chromosome 10, Cs, whole genome shotgun sequence includes the following:
- the LOC104717571 gene encoding probable WRKY transcription factor 20 isoform X2: MNSIFLLPEPSPTTGSLFKPRPVHISASSSSFTGRAFHQNTFTEQKSSEFEFRPPASNMVYAELGKHRSEPPVQFQGQGHGSSHSPSSISDAAGSSSELSRPTPPRQMTSTSSDIPAGFDQDESIQTSQNDSRGSTPSILADDGYNWRKYGQKHVKGSEFPRSYYKCTHPNCEVKKLFERSHDGQITDIIYKGTHDHPKPQPGRRNSGGLGMAAQDERLDKYPSSTGRDEKGSGVYNLSHPNEQAGNPEIPPITATDDGGETAASNRNKDDPEDDDPFSKRRRMDAAMEITPLVKPIREPRVVVQTLSEVDILDDGYRWRKYGQKVVRGNPNPRSYYKCTAAGCPVRKHVERASHDPKAVITTYEGKHNHDVPTSKSSSNHDIQPRFRPDETDTISLNLGVGISSDGPNHTSNEHQHKNQQLVNQTHPNEDNFRFVHANHPMPSYYASLNSGMNQYGQRETKNETQNGDISSLNHSSYPYPPNIGRIQSGP; this comes from the exons ATGAATTCCATTTTTCTGTTG CCAGAACCTTCCCCTACTACTGGTTCTTTGTTCAAGCCTCGACCAGTGCACATTTCTGCTAGCTCAAGTTCTTTTACAGGCAGGGCGTTCCATCAGAACACCTTTACTGAGCAGAAGTCCAGTGAATTTGAGTTCAGACCGCCTGCATCCAATATG GTTTATGCAGAGCTTGGCAAGCATAGAAGTGAGCCACCTGTACAATTTCAAGGCCAGGGCCATGGATCCTCACACTCACCCTCTTCGATCAGTGATGCTGCAGGCTCCTCAAGTGAGCTAAGCCGGCCAACTCCTCCTCGTCAGATGACATCAACGAGCTCAGATATTCCTGCTGGATTTGATCAAGATGAATCAATCCAGACTTCTCAAAATGACTCCAGAGGAAGCACTCCATCGATCTTGGCTGATGATGGTTATAATTGGAGAAAATATGGTCAAAAGCATGTCAAAGGGAGTGAATTTCCCCGGAGCTATTATAAATGTACACATCCTAATTGTGAAGTGAAAAAGTTATTTGAAAGATCTCATGATGGGCAGATCACCGATATTATATACAAGGGTACACATGACCATCCTAAACCTCAACCTGGTCGCCGAAACTCTGGTGGTCTTGGTATGGCTGCACAAGATGAAAGGCTAGACAAGTATCCTTCTTCAACTGGTCGAGATG AGAAGGGATCTGGCGTCTACAACTTGTCTCACCCCAATGAGCAAGCTGGTAACCCTGAAATACCTCCTATCACAGCAACTGACGATGGTGGAGAGACTGCTGCGTCAAATAGGAATAAAGATGACCCAGAAGACGATGATCCATTCTCAAAACGGAG GAGGATGGATGCCGCAATGGAAATAACTCCCCTTGTGAAACCCATCCGGGAGCCTCGAGTTGTTGTTCAAACTCTGAGTGAGGTTGACATACTAGATGATGGTTATAGGTGGCGTAAATATGGACAGAAAGTCGTAAGGGGAAACCCAAATCCCAG GAGCTATTACAAATGCACAGCTGCTGGGTGCCCAGTGAGAAAACACGTGGAGAGGGCATCACATGATCCAAAAGCTGTGATAACAACATATGAAGGCAAACACAATCACGATGTTCCCACTTCAAAGTCTAGCAGCAATCACGACATCCAGCCGCGGTTCAGACCCGATGAAACAGACACCATCAGCCTCAATCTTGGTGTTGGAATCTCATCTGATGGACCTAACCACACTTCCAACGAGCACCAGCATAAGAATCAACAACTTGTTAaccaaactcacccaaatgaAGACAATTTCAGGTTTGTTCATGCTAATCATCCCATGCCATCCTACTATGCCAGCTTAAATAGTGGCATGAATCAGTATGGccagagagaaacaaagaacgAGACTCAAAATGGTGACATCTCGTCCTTGAACCATTCATCTTACCCTTATCCGCCCAACATAGGGAGAATACAATCAGGTCCTTAA
- the LOC104717571 gene encoding probable WRKY transcription factor 20 isoform X1, with translation MNPQLNDRKEFHQVDRSATGDLAARHDSAGGGGSGGGGARYKLMSPAKLPISRSTDITIPPGLSPTSFLESPVFISNIKPEPSPTTGSLFKPRPVHISASSSSFTGRAFHQNTFTEQKSSEFEFRPPASNMVYAELGKHRSEPPVQFQGQGHGSSHSPSSISDAAGSSSELSRPTPPRQMTSTSSDIPAGFDQDESIQTSQNDSRGSTPSILADDGYNWRKYGQKHVKGSEFPRSYYKCTHPNCEVKKLFERSHDGQITDIIYKGTHDHPKPQPGRRNSGGLGMAAQDERLDKYPSSTGRDEKGSGVYNLSHPNEQAGNPEIPPITATDDGGETAASNRNKDDPEDDDPFSKRRRMDAAMEITPLVKPIREPRVVVQTLSEVDILDDGYRWRKYGQKVVRGNPNPRSYYKCTAAGCPVRKHVERASHDPKAVITTYEGKHNHDVPTSKSSSNHDIQPRFRPDETDTISLNLGVGISSDGPNHTSNEHQHKNQQLVNQTHPNEDNFRFVHANHPMPSYYASLNSGMNQYGQRETKNETQNGDISSLNHSSYPYPPNIGRIQSGP, from the exons ATGAACCCACAGCTTAATGACCGGAAGGAGTTTCATCAAGTCGATCGCTCGGCGACGGGAGATCTCGCGGCGAGACACGATTCAGCCGGCGGAGGAGGAAGCGGAGGTGGAGGTGCGAGGTATAAGCTCATGTCACCGGCTAAGCTTCCGATCTCCAGGTCGACTGACATCACGATTCCTCCTGGGTTGAGTCCCACTTCGTTTTTGGAATCTCCTGTTTTTATCTCCAATATCAAG CCAGAACCTTCCCCTACTACTGGTTCTTTGTTCAAGCCTCGACCAGTGCACATTTCTGCTAGCTCAAGTTCTTTTACAGGCAGGGCGTTCCATCAGAACACCTTTACTGAGCAGAAGTCCAGTGAATTTGAGTTCAGACCGCCTGCATCCAATATG GTTTATGCAGAGCTTGGCAAGCATAGAAGTGAGCCACCTGTACAATTTCAAGGCCAGGGCCATGGATCCTCACACTCACCCTCTTCGATCAGTGATGCTGCAGGCTCCTCAAGTGAGCTAAGCCGGCCAACTCCTCCTCGTCAGATGACATCAACGAGCTCAGATATTCCTGCTGGATTTGATCAAGATGAATCAATCCAGACTTCTCAAAATGACTCCAGAGGAAGCACTCCATCGATCTTGGCTGATGATGGTTATAATTGGAGAAAATATGGTCAAAAGCATGTCAAAGGGAGTGAATTTCCCCGGAGCTATTATAAATGTACACATCCTAATTGTGAAGTGAAAAAGTTATTTGAAAGATCTCATGATGGGCAGATCACCGATATTATATACAAGGGTACACATGACCATCCTAAACCTCAACCTGGTCGCCGAAACTCTGGTGGTCTTGGTATGGCTGCACAAGATGAAAGGCTAGACAAGTATCCTTCTTCAACTGGTCGAGATG AGAAGGGATCTGGCGTCTACAACTTGTCTCACCCCAATGAGCAAGCTGGTAACCCTGAAATACCTCCTATCACAGCAACTGACGATGGTGGAGAGACTGCTGCGTCAAATAGGAATAAAGATGACCCAGAAGACGATGATCCATTCTCAAAACGGAG GAGGATGGATGCCGCAATGGAAATAACTCCCCTTGTGAAACCCATCCGGGAGCCTCGAGTTGTTGTTCAAACTCTGAGTGAGGTTGACATACTAGATGATGGTTATAGGTGGCGTAAATATGGACAGAAAGTCGTAAGGGGAAACCCAAATCCCAG GAGCTATTACAAATGCACAGCTGCTGGGTGCCCAGTGAGAAAACACGTGGAGAGGGCATCACATGATCCAAAAGCTGTGATAACAACATATGAAGGCAAACACAATCACGATGTTCCCACTTCAAAGTCTAGCAGCAATCACGACATCCAGCCGCGGTTCAGACCCGATGAAACAGACACCATCAGCCTCAATCTTGGTGTTGGAATCTCATCTGATGGACCTAACCACACTTCCAACGAGCACCAGCATAAGAATCAACAACTTGTTAaccaaactcacccaaatgaAGACAATTTCAGGTTTGTTCATGCTAATCATCCCATGCCATCCTACTATGCCAGCTTAAATAGTGGCATGAATCAGTATGGccagagagaaacaaagaacgAGACTCAAAATGGTGACATCTCGTCCTTGAACCATTCATCTTACCCTTATCCGCCCAACATAGGGAGAATACAATCAGGTCCTTAA
- the LOC104717573 gene encoding uncharacterized protein LOC104717573: MASGRDRDDPLSFTSNPSTASSPVTVSDYLDTFLGEPTSRSGSFQSDSLLGGGGGESINDADFGFARPDFRSEQLAGTVQFYERHVFLCYKKPSVWPARIEAAEFDRLPRLLSAAVSARKGSMKKETRLTICEGHDGTETSNGDVRIFPDMIRYRRLTHFDVETFVEEVLVKDGEWLPGNPELLKGSYVFVCSHGSRDRRCGVCGPSLVSRFREELEFHGLQGKVSVSPCSHIGGHKYAGNVIIYRSNINREVTGHWYGYVTPEDVPILLEQHMNKGEIVDRLWRGEMGLTEEDQKKTQEGRFQLNGVVHTIQSNEEVSQESSSHSADVSCCQPRAAEPNGCCQQNGNSSSCCQDDTSLMLLSLEQTSEDNQLESGNKNEKLTPGRKVAEKTFFRINSEKGSSTRKVCGIPTWLESWEREDTYAALAVVCAAASVAVAYTCYKQL, encoded by the exons ATGGCAAGTGGAAGAGATAGAGACGACCCTTTATCATTTACCAGCAATCCATCGACGGCGTCGTCTCCGGTCACTGTATCTGACTATCTCGACACGTTTCTCGGCGAACCCACTTCTCGCTCCGGTAGTTTTCAGAGCGACAGCTTACTCGGTGGAGGCGGTGGAGAGAGCATCAACGACGCTGATTTCGGATTCGCTCGTCCTGATTTCCGATCGGAGCAACTCGCTGGGACTGTACAGTTTTACGAGAGGCATGTTTTCTTGTGCTACAAAAAGCCCTCTGTTTGGCCCGCTAGAATCGAGGCTGCTGAGTTCGATCGATTGCCTAGGCTACTCTCTGCCGCTGTATCTGCCAGAAAGGGTAGCATGAAGAAGGAG ACTCGACTCACAATATGTGAGGGACATGATGGCACAGAGACATCCAATGGTGATGTACGTATCTTTCCTGATATGATAAGATACAG AAGGTTGACTCATTTTGATGTGGAAACGTTTGTGGAAGAGGTGCTTGTGAAGGATGGTGAATGGCTGCCTGGAAATCCTGAATTGCTAAAAGGCTCATATGTCTTTGTATGTTCTCATGGATCCCGAGACCGGCGATGTGGGGTTTGTGGGCCGTCGCTGGTTAGTAGATTCAGAGAAGAACTTGAGTTTCATGGTCTTCAAGGTAAAGTGTCAGTTAGCCCATGTTCTCACATTGGTGGTCACAAATACGCTGGGAATGTTATCATCTACAGATCAAACATCAACAGGGAAGTCACAGGACACTG GTATGGGTATGTGACGCCAGAAGATGTACCTATTCTCTTGGAGCAGCACATGAACAAAGGCGAGATTGTAGACCGGCTATGGAG GGGTGAAATGGGTCTAACAGAAGAAGATCAGAAGAAAACTCAAGAAGGGCGGTTTCAGCTAAATGGTGTAGTCCATACCATACAGAGCAATGAAGAAGTGTCTCAGGAATCATCAAGTCACAGCGCCGATGTTTCGTGTTGCCAGCCGCGAGCTGCAGAACCTAACGGTTGTTGCCAGCAAAATGGGAACAGCTCTTCATGTTGTCAAGACGACACAAGTCTGATGTTGTTGTCTCTGGAACAAACATCAGAAGATAATCAACTTGAAAGTGGAAACAAGAATGAGAAGCTAACACCGGGAAGAAAAGTTGCAGAAAAGACATTCTTTAGAATTAATAGTGAGAAAGGATCTTCAACGCGTAAGGTTTGTGGAATACCAACATGGCTAGAGAGCTGGGAGCGAGAAGATACATATGCAGCCCTTGCTGTTGTCTGCGCTGCTGCTTCTGTGGCTGTTGCTTATACTTGCTACAAACAGTTGTAA
- the LOC104717574 gene encoding serine/threonine-protein kinase D6PKL1, with protein sequence MASKSGSGVLPENNKQTSEASFSNSSQSVSVSTLADQVSSTLSFAPSSNSKTGGEVKLSEQSGPAESGNSNTYRPSTSSDISDESTCSSLSNNNKPHKANDVRWEAIQAVRTKHGILGLNHFRLLKRLGCGDIGTVHLAELHGTRCYFAMKVMDKGALASRKKLLRAQTEREILQCLDHPFLPTLYSHFETDKFSCLVMEFCPGGDLHTLRQRQPGKRFSEQAAKFYVAEVLLAMEYLHMLGIIYRDLKPENVLVREDGHVMLSDFDLSLRCTVSPTVVRSTALVSEGQRSSGYCAQPACVQQPSCISAPTTCFSPRFFSSKSKKDKKMKNETGNQVSPLPELIAEPTSARSMSFVGTHEYLAPEIIKGEGHGSAVDWWTFGIFLYELLFGKTPFKGSGNRATLFNVVGQPLRFPESPVVSFAARDLIRSLLVKEPQHRLAYKRGATEMKQHPFFEGVNWALVRCASPPEIPKPVDLESAPATPAAATSTSVKTDQSYLEFDFF encoded by the exons ATGGCCTCAAAGTCTGGTTCTGGAGTTCTCCCAGAAAATAATAAGCAAACCTCGGAAGCATCATTTTCAAATTCCAGTCAAAGTGTCTCAGTCAGCACATTGGCAGATCAAGTATCTTCGACTTTGTCTTTTGCTCCAAGCAGTAACAGTAAAACTGGTGGTGAAGTTAAACTTAGTGAGCAGTCTGGTCCTGCTGAGAGCGGAAATAGTAACACATATAGACCAAGCACAAGTAGTGATATCAGTGATGAGAGCACATGTAGCAGCTTaagtaacaacaacaagccTCACAAAGCGAATGACGTTAGATGGGAAGCAATACAAGCTGTCCGAACGAAACATGGTATTTTGGGTTTAAACCATTTTAGGCTCTTGAAGAGGTTAGGGTGTGGGGACATCGGAACTGTTCATCTTGCTGAGTTGCACGGAACACGGTGTTATTTTGCAATGAAGGTTATGGACAAAGGGGCTTTGGCTAGTCGTAAAAAGCTTCTTAGAGCTCAGACCGAGAGGGAGATATTGCAATGTCTTGACCACCCTTTTCTCCCAACTTTGTATAGTCATTTTGAGACTGATAAGTTCTCATGTTTGGTTATGGAGTTCTGTCCTGGAGGTGACTTGCATACCCTTCGACAAAGACAGCCCGGGAAGCGATTCTCGGAACAAGCAGCAAA GTTTTATGTAGCGGAAGTACTTCTTGCAATGGAATATCTTCATATGCTTGGGATCATTTACCGCGATCTTAAGCCAGAGAATGTTCTTGTGAGAGAAGATGGACATGTTATGCTTTCTGACTTCGACCTCTCTTTGAGGTGTACTGTCAGCCCCACAGTGGTTAGATCAACTGCTCTCGTGTCTGAAGGGCAAAGGAGCTCAGGTTATTGTGCCCAGCCCGCTTGCGTCCAACAGCCATCTTGCATTTCCGCTCCTACAACATGCTTTTCTCCGCGATTTTTCTCAAGTAAATCCAAGAAagacaagaagatgaaaaatgaAACTGGAAACCAGGTTAGTCCGTTGCCTGAGCTCATTGCTGAGCCTACAAGCGCTCGTTCAATGTCATTTGTTGGCACACATGAGTACTTAGCTCCTGAGATCATCAAAGGTGAAGGGCATGGGAGTGCAGTTGATTGGTGGACTTTTGGAATCTTTCTGTACGAGCTATTGTTTGGTAAAACCCCGTTTAAGGGTTCTGGAAACCGAGCAACACTCTTTAATGTTGTGGGTCAGCCTCTGCGTTTCCCTGAATCTCCAGTAGTCAGTTTTGCTGCTAGGGATTTGATTAGGAGTCTGCTTGTGAAGGAGCCTCAGCATAGATTAGCGTATAAGCGTGGTGCAACTGAGATGAAGCAACATCCTTTCTTCGAAGGAGTGAATTGGGCATTGGTTCGATGCGCCAGCCCACCAGAGATACCGAAACCCGTTGATCTTGAGAGTGCTCCTGCTACTCCAGCAGCAGCCACATCTACCAGTGTCAAGACTGACCAGAGTTATCTggagtttgatttcttttga
- the LOC104717571 gene encoding probable WRKY transcription factor 20 isoform X3 produces the protein MTSTSSDIPAGFDQDESIQTSQNDSRGSTPSILADDGYNWRKYGQKHVKGSEFPRSYYKCTHPNCEVKKLFERSHDGQITDIIYKGTHDHPKPQPGRRNSGGLGMAAQDERLDKYPSSTGRDEKGSGVYNLSHPNEQAGNPEIPPITATDDGGETAASNRNKDDPEDDDPFSKRRRMDAAMEITPLVKPIREPRVVVQTLSEVDILDDGYRWRKYGQKVVRGNPNPRSYYKCTAAGCPVRKHVERASHDPKAVITTYEGKHNHDVPTSKSSSNHDIQPRFRPDETDTISLNLGVGISSDGPNHTSNEHQHKNQQLVNQTHPNEDNFRFVHANHPMPSYYASLNSGMNQYGQRETKNETQNGDISSLNHSSYPYPPNIGRIQSGP, from the exons ATGACATCAACGAGCTCAGATATTCCTGCTGGATTTGATCAAGATGAATCAATCCAGACTTCTCAAAATGACTCCAGAGGAAGCACTCCATCGATCTTGGCTGATGATGGTTATAATTGGAGAAAATATGGTCAAAAGCATGTCAAAGGGAGTGAATTTCCCCGGAGCTATTATAAATGTACACATCCTAATTGTGAAGTGAAAAAGTTATTTGAAAGATCTCATGATGGGCAGATCACCGATATTATATACAAGGGTACACATGACCATCCTAAACCTCAACCTGGTCGCCGAAACTCTGGTGGTCTTGGTATGGCTGCACAAGATGAAAGGCTAGACAAGTATCCTTCTTCAACTGGTCGAGATG AGAAGGGATCTGGCGTCTACAACTTGTCTCACCCCAATGAGCAAGCTGGTAACCCTGAAATACCTCCTATCACAGCAACTGACGATGGTGGAGAGACTGCTGCGTCAAATAGGAATAAAGATGACCCAGAAGACGATGATCCATTCTCAAAACGGAG GAGGATGGATGCCGCAATGGAAATAACTCCCCTTGTGAAACCCATCCGGGAGCCTCGAGTTGTTGTTCAAACTCTGAGTGAGGTTGACATACTAGATGATGGTTATAGGTGGCGTAAATATGGACAGAAAGTCGTAAGGGGAAACCCAAATCCCAG GAGCTATTACAAATGCACAGCTGCTGGGTGCCCAGTGAGAAAACACGTGGAGAGGGCATCACATGATCCAAAAGCTGTGATAACAACATATGAAGGCAAACACAATCACGATGTTCCCACTTCAAAGTCTAGCAGCAATCACGACATCCAGCCGCGGTTCAGACCCGATGAAACAGACACCATCAGCCTCAATCTTGGTGTTGGAATCTCATCTGATGGACCTAACCACACTTCCAACGAGCACCAGCATAAGAATCAACAACTTGTTAaccaaactcacccaaatgaAGACAATTTCAGGTTTGTTCATGCTAATCATCCCATGCCATCCTACTATGCCAGCTTAAATAGTGGCATGAATCAGTATGGccagagagaaacaaagaacgAGACTCAAAATGGTGACATCTCGTCCTTGAACCATTCATCTTACCCTTATCCGCCCAACATAGGGAGAATACAATCAGGTCCTTAA
- the LOC104720102 gene encoding myb-like protein X, protein MGEDTKATVDPTANKTCSLEKPTEAMAGKKEVENAGGKETQELTKDEGTSEPKKMEIDAEIKKDDERAETEDKESEVKSNGDNAETEKVDEDAKVTKDEGQAEATNMDEDADGKKEQTDDGVSVEDTVMKDVESKDDDNAKDDEKQDTKETGSTEADHKKAGKESEEDIKHEGEKSNGTKDGNTEDIKEEGKLVDEEKATETVDKVDNVKEQNEEELVDEEKEKEDKKEDKEEEVEAEKAEVDEAKVEDRKSVERLVALIDRDSSKEFYIEKGRGAYLKDIPNVASKVARKKADETLKLLHGILFGGRRGKAAQIRTNILGFSGFVWHGNEKKAKEKVKEKLEKCFKEKLSEICDVLDIHITKTTKKEDIITKLFDFLEKPHATSDISVSEKEKSSKGAKRKRTPKQSSPAAGSSSSKRSAKSRRKSEEATKGDKKSLAHSDEESEEEKEEEEKEKQEKEEKAEEENKEDDNENDIPDKSEDEAPQPSESEEKDESEEHSEEETTKKKRGSRLSAGKKESAGRARNKKVAVAAKSSPPEKVTQKRSSAKRKKTDDDSDTSAKLSSKRKKSEKLTKASPAPSKSASKEKPVKRAGKGKDKPSDKVLKNAIVEILKRVDFTTATFTDILKELAKEFKEDLTPRKSSIKMIIQEELTKLADEAEEEEEDEEEKKEEDAAGGSGGGEEVKA, encoded by the exons ATGGGGGAGGACACAAAGGCAACCGTTGATCCAACAGCAAACAAGACTTGTTCTCTTGAGAAGCCAACAGAGGCTATGGCTGGGAAAAAGGAGGTGGAGAATGCTGGAggtaaagaaacacaagaaCTTACGAAAGATGAGGGTACGTCTGAAccaaagaaaatggagataGATGCTGAGataaagaaagatgatgaaagaGCTGAGACGGAAGATAAAGAGTCAGAGGTTAAGAGCAATGGAGACAATGCTGAGACTGAAAAAGTGGACGAAGATGCTAAGGTCACAAAAGATGAGGGACAAGCAGAGGCTACCAACATGGACGAAGATGCAGATGGAAAGAAGGAGCAAACTGATGATGGTGTTTCAGTGGAAGATACTGTAATGAAGGATGTGGAATCCAAAGACGATGACAATGCCAAAGATGATGAAAAGCAAGACACCAAAGAGACGGGTAGTACTGAAGCAGACCACAAGAAAGCTGGGAAAGAATCAGAGGAGGACATAAAACATGAAGGTGAAAAGTCAAATGGAACGAAAGATGGGAATACCGAAGACATCAAAGAGGAAGGGAAGCTGGTAGATGAAGAAAAAGCCACAGAAACTGTTGATAAAGTGGATAATGTGAAGGAGCAGAATGAGGAGGAGTTggttgatgaagaaaaagagaaggaagataagaaagaagataaagaagaggaAGTTGAGGCGGAAAAGGCTGAGGTGGATGAGGCAAAGGTTGAAGAT CGGAAATCTGTTGAAAGGCTTGTTGCATTGATTGATAGAGACTCTTCGAAAGAATTCTATATTGAAAAG GGGCGAGGTGCATATCTCAAAGATATTCCCAATG TTGCTAGCAAGGTAGCGAGGAAGAAGGCTGATGAAACTTTGAAGCTGCTACATGGAATTCTATTTGGTGGGAGGAGAGGGAAG GCTGCTCAGATCAGGACTAACATATTGGGGTTCTCTGGTTTCGTTTGGCATGGAAATGAG AAGAAGGCAAAAGAGAAGGTAAAAGAAAAGCTTGAAAAATGCTTCAAAGAAAAACTGTCGGAGATTTGTGATGTGTTGGACATACATATTACCAAGACTACAAAGAAG GAAGATATCATTACAAAACTGTTTGACTTTTTGGAGAAACCTCATGCGACAAGCGACATATCTGTTTCTGAGAAAGAGAAG TCAAGTAAGGGAGCAAAGCGCAAGAGAACTCCGAAGCAAAGTTCACCTGCAGCTGGGAGTTCATCCTCCAAACGGTCAGCAAAG AGCCGAAGAAAGTCTGAAGAGGCAACAAAGGGTGACAAAAAGAGTTTAGCTCATTCTGATGAGGAatctgaagaagagaaagaggaagaagaaaaagaaaaacaggagaaagaggagaaggcagaagaagagaataaagaggacgacaatgaaaatgacattccTGATAAATCTGAGGATGAGGCGCCTCAGCCTTCTGAAAGcgaggagaaagatgaatcTGAGGAGCATTCTGAAGAAGAAACTACAAAGAAGAAACGTGGTTCTAGATTGTCAGCTGGGAAGAAAGAATCAGCAGGGAGAGCCAGAAACAAGAAAGTGGCAGTCGCGGCAAAATCCAGCCCACCAGAGAAAGTTACACAGAAGCGATCATCAGCAAAGCGAAAGAAAACTGATGATGACAGTGATACAAGTGCAAAGCTGTCCTCTAAGAGGAAGAAGTCTGAAAAACTTACCAAGGCCTCCCCTGCTCCTTCAAAGTCTGCATCAAAAGAGAAGCCAG TAAAAAGAGCTGGAAAAGGGAAAGACAAGCCTTCTGATAAAGTGCTGAAAAATGCAATCGTAGAGATCTTGAAAAGAGTGGACTTTACTACG GCTACGTTCACGGACATCCTCAAAGAACTTG CTAAGGAGTTCAAAGAAGATCTCACCCCAAGAAAGTCATCTATAAAGATGATTATCCAAGAGGAGCTCACCAAATTAGCAGACGAggctgaggaagaggaggaagatgaggaggagaagaaagaagaggatgcAGCAGGAGGGTCTGGTGGTGGTGAGGAGGTGAAAGCCTAA